The region GGGAAGAAAGTATGCGCAGTCATCGATACGAGTATTCTTGATAGAGGTGAAGTGAACCTTTCATTATTGCGATCCCCTGATATTGTAAGTGTGTGAATCCAGTGGAGCGCAGTATTTCCTTAGAAGATTGGGGAAATGAGTATAGTAATTTCTAATCAAACAATACAGCACTCACCAAACTCAATGTACATTTACCTAAACCTTTGCAGTTTCCATTTGTAATGCCAAAACAGATTTGACCTTTCCAGCTATAGGCTACAACATACCTCTGAAGGTATCCTGAGGTATCTGGCTCTATTTGTCATTTATCTCTTTACAGAAtgtgtagtcatgtcactaaggatTCTTTTTgacacactgccccccccccccccccaaacccccaccATTTAAAAACCTTCCTCGGGGGAgatttgttttatatatatatatatgtttaactTAGAAGCTCGCAGGTGCtcagtttcctttaaccacttgccgaccgcgcactcataacgcgcgtcggcaaagtggcagctgcaggaccacggctgcaggctaattaatcaggaaatagccgctcggcggggggctccgtgaatagcctgcgggctgccgatcgcggctcgcaggctaaatgtaaacacaagcggaaataatccgctttgtttacatttgtacaacgctgctaacagtagcagcgttgtaccagatcagcgatccccggccaatcagcggccagggatcgctgtcacatgacaggcaggagcctgttagaggctgcacaggacagatccgttcctgtgcagcctccgatctccggggaagggagggaggagagggagagggggaatcctgcggtggaggggggctttgaggtgccccccctgccagccacacgtaggcaggagcgatcagacccccccagcacatcatccccctagtggggaaaaaaggggggcaatctggtcactctgcctggtgtttgatctgtgctgggggctgtagagcccacccagcacagatcagcaaaatcagcgctggtccttaaagagaacccgaggtgtgttcaaagaatgttatctgcatacagaagctggttctgcctatacagcccagcctctgttgctatcccaaacccccctaaggtccccctgcactctgcaatccctcataaatcacagtcgtgctgtgaggctgtgtttacatctgtagtgtcagtctcagctgctcccctgcctcctgcatagctccggtccctgcccccgtcccttccctccaatcagcagggagggtagggatgcaggcggggactggagttctgcaggaggcggggagagcagcagactgacactatagagataaacacagccagctctgacaagctgtttgtcagcagcgtggctgcgatttatgagggattgcagagtgcagggggaccttaggggggtttgggatagcaacagaggctgggttgtataggcagatccagcctctgtatgcagataatattcttcaaacccacctcgggttctctttaagggggggtaaaggctgggtcatcaagtggttaaacacaaccCCACCCCCTTTGCATATGAAATGCTGCGATCATTACCCCACATGTGAAATGCAGCAGTCATTACAAAGGATGAGGTTTTGCCTCAGGTGAAACTGAAGTTTGCTACCTGCCATTACCACCAATATGAATTGCAGCAATCATTACCCTACGTATGAAATACAGCAAAACATTTTCCCCACATGAAGTGCAATAGTCATTAccacacatatgaaatgcagcaaacattaccccaTGTATGAAACGCAGCAAATATTCTACATATGAAACGCAGCAATCAATACCCCACATATGAGATGCAGCAGACATTACCCCACATGAAATGTAGCACTTACAgtgttccctggtggtctagtggtccctccaTCCGAGACAGATAATTTTGGCgcaaagctgcactgataatttgggcgctgccataggctgtaatgagaATTACGgttatagcggtgctcagtgactAATTGGGTGACTGCAATTGCTGGAGCTCAACTTAGAAAAAAGAGGTAATTCGCCCGCCAGCAATAGTCGGTGTCCAAActatgctagctgcgtgcagttttcgctcgccgccgattcgccactacccgccgcgctgcccaacccccccccccccctccagaccccttgcgcagcctggccaatcagtgccaggcagcgctgaggggtggatcgggattccctctgacgtccatgacgtcggccgacgtcatcccgcccggtcgccatggtgaccggggaagcccagcaggaaatcctgttctgaacgggatttcctgcttactctgatcgccaaaggcgatcagagtggatagggagatgccgcttgtcagcggctatcatgtagcgagccctgggctcgctacatgattttaaaaaaaaagtgctgcgctgcccccttgccgccagaattgtaacggcaagggggttaactcCACCTGGGAGTTTGCCTGCAGCAGGATGAGCCAtctttcggcttcaccctgtgcTGTAATTTGTCAGCggcaattttgattgtatgcccctcAATCCCCCTCACAGTATTCACTGCTAGACCAGTGGTCTCCTTATCCCCATATAGCTTGCCCTGGCGGACCCACGTCCCACTCACAGCATTTACTGGTGGTGTAGCAGTTCCCCCAACCCTAAGTAGCTTtacctggtggtgtagtgattcTTACCtcctcacagtattccctggtggtctagtggtcccccattcCCCACAGAGTATTCCCCGGTAGTCTAATGGTCCCCACATCCTTATATAGCTTTCTCTGGTAATCTAGTGGTTCCCACCCCATATAGCTTTTCTGTTGCCcagtgaccctccccccccccccccccccccttcctcctgtgtcctccagtgtcctccagtataggttttcTGCAGAGTAGCAGTAAGGgttcagcctcttatctctcacaTTCCAACCATCCTATGGACCTGTTCTGGACTCCTGCATGCCTGTGTAATCTGCTTGTGACTGCAATGGGGTACAGAAGATAAGGGAGATACATTGCTGGAGTAGGTAAGAAGCTTCCTACACCTCAAATACCATTGCTGCTACCTGCTTATAATGGAGCACAGGAGAGGGGCCCTAGTAGAGAGAGGAAAGACGTTGGGACCCTGTTCGCGTATCAGAAAGCAGTGCATGATGGGCTCCTAAGGACATGGGGGACCTAGTGCAGCTTCACAGCACATGGGTGTCCCTATCCCACATCTCTTTAAAGTCTGTGTCTGACCCTATTTGGAGCAGCTTAAACCattcaggtgtccatgaggggcACCACACCAATACAGTAGAATTCCttcatagtaaactccaagggaccagggaaaagtgttttactatatcagaagtttactatatcagaaattgtcatactcaagcacataaagtatactatgGTACTATATCCTAATtcagtcatttttttcttttcaatactTCAGCAAGCGAGCGTAGACGCTGTCTAAGCTATATTAAAATGCAGTCTTCAACTATGCaagaatttgcatgcaataatcacaaTAATAACAGCTcgcacaggaagcatagatctCATCATTAATGGAGGTACAGTActtatagtgtgctcctctgtccacatttctgtgcagcctggatgatgctgtagcattgcaaccatgcacaagcaagtcgcaGATGACGGGCAGTTCCCTTAGTAATTGGGcaccagcttacacaggaagcatagcttgtgcttttgaggtaatccacgcagacccagagtagtgtgcagatgcAAGCAGGCCACAAGTGACTGCCCTGCTCATGGGTCTCTGGCTGACATATGTTGCATGTTCTcgtccactttccactatagcctgatacagagggcaaaaaacaggtctactataacagaagttctattatatcagagtttactataacaggtGTTACTACCATATACTTATAATTGGTCTTGGCTGGAGACTTGGCCATTAGTTTAGCATACCCATATGTTTACTATAACAACATTATACTGTACAACACCCCTCCCTGTTTGGATCAGGCCCCTTCATCACCTGCTTCCCTTTTACCTAGGCAGGCAGGTTGGTTGAagatgctaataataataataataattgcagtatttgtaaaacgcctttctcctgtcggactcaaatcgcttgcgaggcagccactagagcgcactcagtaggcagcagcagtgttaaggagacttgcccaagaaactccttactgaataggtgctggcttactgaacaggcagagcctagatttgaacccaggtctcctgtgtcagaggcagagcccttaaccattacactatccagccactaaataGAAGTAAAGATACTTACCCACACAGAAGCAACCAGGAAGTCCTCATCTGCAGTTGCGACAAGCTAGCAGCTGTGTTGGTGAAGCGTTACCAGCACCCACACTAGCACAACATCGGCCAATCTTCTGGTCTGCAGTGCCACATGACATGCCGATGCTTAAGGGGGCAGGCACCCAGCCAGCCCCAACCCATTGGAGGCTGTAGCAAGCATGCTGCTCTCTGCCTATGCTCGTCTGTGTGTGCTTTACTGCAGGATGGACTGAAGTTACTTTCTAGGTTGCCGGAACCACCTGCCCCAGTGGTGATTCTGCCCTTCTACTGTATTCTGGACCCTTTGAACCCCCCAATGGGGGCTGCAGTAgtgatagttatgcccctggtcgtAACTTATACATTATTTGTCAGTCATGTATAGTGctttgttttacattttacatgtaaaaaattGACCGGTTTCTTTTTGCAGAGCCTACAACGTGTTGTGTACAGGAAAGCTTGGAATTGTTATGAAAGTACTGGGAGGACTGGCTTTGTTCTGGATTATCTTTATCATTGGCTATGTCACTGGCTACTATGTACACAAATGCAAAAAGGTTTAACTGAAGCCTCACCCCTTGCACGGAATCCCCAATCTGTAAACATGGCGCCCTGTACATGAAGACGGTGGGAAGTGTTTTATCCCACACACGTCTCTTATGAAGAAGTGAAACCTGAAGATATGATGGCATTTACAATGGATATATGAAGAAAAGCCATCTATATATTTATCTAACAATGGTGTATGTTTTTGTCCTTGTGCAAAAATTTGAATGGAAGGATTGACAATGAAAAAACACTCAGCAATGTAAAATGAAAAATGTATAATATAATCTTATTAACTTTCACAGACACGTTAACTTGGAGTAATGTATAGTCTTCTGACTTGGAGAGAAAACCCCAGAATGCATAGCAACACTGTAGGCTGGTCCTTAGCAACCAGTCGTAAAACTGCTTCTAGTAAGCAAACAAAACTATCGGCCCTTGAGGACTTTTGGCATCTTAAAGCGATATTCCCACCATATTGATAAAAATAAAAGCAATTGGCTCATTTTTAAATCTAGACTTCATGGGATTTTTCCAATATTTAAACTTTGCTGTATCTGCAGAGACTGCCACATGCATAACTCAGCCTTCCAGCCAGCAAAATAAGTACAGGGTatgtcagttgtttttttttattagtaggGGTGTTGCCTTTCTAGTGTTGCAGTGCAAGTAGAGGGGCATTACTGGGTGGTCTGTATTTACACAACATCTTGAATGTACATATTTTATATTCTAAAAATATTGCGATTTCAGTGTCCAGGCCCTTTAAAGAGGTAATGGCAGCCACAAAATcatattccatttacccactgcggtGTGCTCAATATGCAGCCTAGAACCTCACCCTacgttgcaagcactccaatctaatcagaaatgtgtctgctgtaataaatcttatctcggtcacactggctctatttggtacattgccgacgagagggaagcttgttatctcctctCCCACATTCCATAACATTTGTCTTGTTCAAGCCTGGGCTTAAATATTGTGCAGTttggtcagggccggtttaagcaacaatggggccctagggcaaaataaacctggggggccccctcaACAtacaccctggaacaaaaatcggcattaggggaccttttttgcagctggtatagtcagggtgtgcagTCCCAattggtcagagctccacattctggctaccccagcctgcatgggggacaaggggttaaaaagtttcaggaggggggaccccacataattttttttttttttaaattcccacactctaaacataaaaaaaaatgggaaaatagaaaaaaatgccagggatcttcatacagccatattgcggctgtatagcgatccctggccaaagcgctgcggctgcgtatggaccccctggaaaccccatcaggaaatgtattgctctttctttggaTACatataaaattacactaccgttaggtttgctactaaaagtgacatctaccgcatttaaaagtatacttttttccttctaaactttaaaatcgattttctcaaaaactataaggtctttttgaaaaattgttttttcctcttattcctaatgatctccttaacatatcctgcaaatttagggtttctagcatttagggctggtgcacaccaaaaaccgcaagcagatccgcaaaacgctagcagattttgaaacgcttttttttatttttatgaggcgttttgctagcgttttgcggattgctgctgcggttttcagtatagtagatttcatatattgttacagtaaagctgttactgaacagcttctgtaacaaaaacgcctgcaaaaccgctctgaagtgccgtttttcagagcggtttgcgtttttcctatacttaacattgaggcagaaacgcatccgaaatccaaaaaatgcctcacccaggcatttttcgtttctgcaaaacgcctgccactctggtgtgcaccaccccattgagatacattgaccaagcagatccgcagccgcaagcggatctgaaaacgcccaaaaagccgctcggtgtgcaccagcccttaaggtggatttgctattaaccattaaagtcggcaggtttttaaatgttttttttttccctttgaaactttaaaatcgattttctcaaaaactataaggccgatttgaatttttttttcctcttgtagccactgggggcccctacaagctctggggcagctgcctcctttgccttaatggtagcgccggccctgagtttGGTTAATAGTTTTAAGTTTTTGAAGAAGACGTGAGATTATCTGAGCTTATCTGATTGTCTATCAGTGTAATGCtgtaattgtttttctgatcgactttctgatcacttctatgatctacttgatcagaaaaacgatcagaaatcaaatcggacttgtcagaaatgatctatttgacccatctgtctgatgggaaattgcatggtgtttacCAGGCTTGAAGTtttaatctatgcagcttgaacatggactAGTGAAATGCTTCCACTGCAAGATTTGATCACTTTgttttacaatagattttcatgataattaccatatttttcagactataagacgctccgaacTATAAGacccacctaggtttagaggataaaaaccaggaaaaaaaaatactaaatctggtgcatccatggtgcagaggcgtcttatggaccttcccCAACCCCCTCCattattatgcccccccccccatccctatcATTTGTCCCTGTGTCGTCCTTGATTGTTCCCCTGTATTGTCCTCAATTGACCTccctcattggggccaatcacactttctcagtagcagtgacatctgctTCCCGAAGCTATGTGCGGCAACTTCTTGTTGATCAGAAGCAGCATGCACATCGGGGACAACACGGGGAAGCGGCATGCACCTATCACCGACCTACCACTGCAGCCTCAGGGCACCCTGGCTTCCCACGCAGGGACTGCTGTAATATATGCATAGATATTTGTAGAGGGACACCTGGTGACAGTCCCAATATGtattatttggactataagacgcactgaccttttccctccacttttggggggagaaaaagtgcatctcatGGTCTGAAAAATAGGGTAATATAATTCTGTAGCCTAAAAATTAGCAATCAAATTTATTTGCACCTCAATAATAATCCTACTGAATATTTTGGTACATGTAAATTTGGGCTAGACATTTAATAAACTCAATACAAACATATCTGGCACTGGCATGTAGTttttgcagtgctgggccgaaattacgcattagcgtaattacgcatcgtaattcactacaaatgcaccgtaagcgttacgtgtaaggttactgtattacgcgtaattaattacgcgtagaccgtggattacgtttttacgcgtaacaaattacgcgtaagacagtaaactcccattgaaattacacagtctgccgtaatcgcgtaatattacgctcccgtataatataaaaaagccgccgactttaagggttaatagcaaagcccccttaagtgctaagagcctcaaatttggagaatatattaaggagatcagaaggaataagaggaaaaaattttttttcaaaaagaccttatagtttttgagaaaatcgatgttaaaatttcaaaggaaaaatatatacatttaaaaacccgccgactttaacggttaatagcaaagcctgcttaaaatttaggaacaccaaattcacagggtatattaaggggatcagtgggaataagaggaaaacattttttctcaaaaagaccttatagtttttgagaaaatcgatttttaagtttcaagggcaaaaatgtcttttaaatgcggaaaatgtcaggtttttttgcacaggtaacaatagtgttttattttcatagattcccccaagtgggaagagttttacttacttcgttctgagtgtgggaaatataaaaaaaaaacgacgtggggtcccccctcccagacctctttaaccccttgtcccccatgcagactgggatagccagaatgcggagcaccggccgcgtggggctccgcaccctgactataccagcccgcatggtccatggattggggggtctcggaaggggaggggcagccaagctttcccctccccctccgagcccttgtccaatccagggacaaggggctcttctccacctccgatgggcggtggaggtggaggccgcgatttcctggggggggggggggggggggggggtttcacggtggcatctgggagtcccctttaaaaaggggtcccccagatgcccaccccccctcccaggagaaatgagtatagaggtacttgtaccccttacccatttcctttaagagttaaaagtaaataaacacacaaacacatagaaaaagtattttaattgaacaaaaaacataaccacgaaaaaagtcctttaatattcttaattaaccattaatacttacctgtccctttaaaagccagttcccacgcaatatcctcggaaatatactaatcagttacaatgtaacaaagttattacaatgtaacaactttgttactttgtaacaccaccgcacccgacgtcactcgccgctcacccgccggccgccgcatacacgctaagtccccgccggctcccgccgtccactccgcccacacctgtcacccatatacatgctggcacccatgggtgccagcatgtatataggtgacatgtgggagaggcggggagggcagcggagccggcggggacttagcgtcccttcacccgacagagctctgagctatatagctcagagctctcgaaagcatctttgtatttgggctccaaggagccccattggtccttagcagaccaattggtccttagcagaccaatggggttccttcaaatcagaaggaaccccattggtctgctaaggaccaatggggctccttggagcccaaatacaaagatgctttagagagctctgagctatatagctcagagctctgtcgggtgaagggacgctaagtccccaccggctccgctgccctccccgcctctcccacatgtcacctatatacatgctggcacccatgggtgccagcatgtatatgggtgacaggtgtgggcggagtggacggcgggagccggcggggacttagcgtgtatgcggcggccggcgggtgagcggcgagtgacgtcgggtgcggtggtgttacaaagtaacaaagttgttacattgtaataactttgttacattgtaactgattagtatatttccgaggatattgcgtgggaactggcttttaaagggacaggtaagtattaatggttaattaagaatattaaaggacttttttcgtggttatgttttttgttcaattaaaatactttttctatgtgtttgtgtgtttatttacttttaactcctaaaggaaatgggtaaggggtacaagtacctctatactcatttctcctgggagggggggtgggcatctgggggacccctttttaaaggggactcccagatgccaccgtgaaacccccccccccccaggaaatcgcggcctccacctccaccgcccatcggaggtggagaagag is a window of Hyperolius riggenbachi isolate aHypRig1 chromosome 6, aHypRig1.pri, whole genome shotgun sequence DNA encoding:
- the SMIM1 gene encoding small integral membrane protein 1, whose protein sequence is MEPQEAPGVQYSRWNDSNQDEVSVNTSNSEMPAWKRAYNVLCTGKLGIVMKVLGGLALFWIIFIIGYVTGYYVHKCKKV